One Dunckerocampus dactyliophorus isolate RoL2022-P2 chromosome 15, RoL_Ddac_1.1, whole genome shotgun sequence genomic window, TTGTGGCAGTTGGTGGGCGGGGTTTGTTGACGTCAGGAAGCAAGGCGGAGTCAGTAGACAAGTGTACTtgagtagaaaaaaaaagattcatgtAGATAGATTCTACTGATGCTGCTGTGAGGATGGAGCTTCCAAACTTCCAAACTGTAAGTCCAACTCATcacatacttttattttatggAGCCATTTCTCATTTCAAACTTGGCTAACTTTAGTAGCATGAATGTCAGCAACTAGACAGCTAACCCTCCTTCCAGCACACAGCCAAAGTACACAAGGATGTAAGACTTCCACTGGCTGGTGTACACCAGAGTTTACATGTACGGAGAAGGAGAGTGAAGCATTCTGAGCAAATCCATCAACATATTTGTACAAGGAGAATTGGGTCGCATTGACATAATGCTGCATACCGTACATTGGGTCACATTGACATCGTGCTGCGGGACAAAAGACAGAGTGTAAATGTGTGCCGTCGTCATGCTGCTGATAAATTGATTCCAAGAAGCACAAGATTAGTGCCATGAAGTCAGTGCTGCTTTTCCTGCTGTGGATTCAGCTGCACCGGAGAAGAATGTGCTGTAGTTTCGAACTCACCAGCCGGTTCTGCAGCTCTCCTTGTTCCAGATGAACTGGTCCGCCAGGTGCCTGAGTGCTTCATGCCAAGTCATACTTGTTGCATAAATCACTGCTGTCTACTTGCCTGAGGAGCGTCCATCTAGTGATGCTTCCTCCTTGTACGTGACTGCTGCTTGAAGCCAAACGCCGTGATACCCTTTCATCATCTCATCTCCAGACTGAGGTGAAAAGATGAGCGCCGCATTCCTCCCAGTGAGAGCAGATATGAGTCAGCCTCTGTCCTAGTGCCACGGTGGAGATGTCAAAACCCGGGCTGACCCCATCCGCACTGATCATGGACATGACGCTGGCCAACGGTCAGCGGCGCTCCAGGGTCAACGGCGCACTGGAACGGCGCTCCAGGCCAAGCGTGAGTACTGATGTGGCACACCAAGTTGAATTTAGACACCACAGTAGGACCTTTAGTCTCTCTGCAGTCCACAATAATGAACACATTGTGATTGAATGTTAATCACATGTCTGTGGAGGAGTCACAGCAGCAACATCTTCAAGGGGTTCTTCTTCTGTTGACCATCCAAACACAAGAAATTGAGGTTGTGTTTACACAAAGCATCTAGTCACCGCACACTCGCAGCATCCCACCTGCTTGACAACCTTCACACGCCTCGGGGAGGACATCCACTAGCAACACACAACACCGCCCAACCGGTTCCACCACACTCTGTTTCACTCCTGAGACACATCTCATGTCCTTTCTTCTTGACCTGGACAGGAAGAAGACACACTACGCTTCCTAAGTCCAGAGGAGAAAGAGTGCCTCCAGTTCTTTGAGGAGACCATAGACTCATTGGAGAACAGTTTGGAGGAGGAAGACCTGAGACCAGGACTGAACAAGTCACTAACAAGCCGCAGTCTTCTTGTGAATGTGATGGATGGACCAGCTGCAACCTCAGACCTCGACACCGTGGGCCCCCAACAGACCACACGACGTTTCAGTGCAAAGGACTTGGATATTATAGATCTGGTCCGCCCCGACCCACACCTGATGCTTGCCAAAGCACCAGCCTTCATCCCTACCAGTCCAGGTGCAGCATGCTGTTCTGCTCATGTACGGTCAAAGTCAACGTCTTTACAACATTTTCATGTTGAATTTTGTTCCTCACAGATTTCCAGAAAATGGTGGTGAACCCGAACAGTCACTTTGAGATAAAACCAAGACATGATCCACCGGACAACTCTGGCCCACTGAGTGGCAGCTACCAGCCAGCAGATAGCCCCTCGTACCAGCCAGTAAGTTCTGTCCCCGCCCCCATACTCATAGTCAAGAAGATAGCTGAGAACCACGCAGCAGACACATCTAGCAACCATTTCGCTTCACTCCACCGCCGCCGCAGCCAGGAGGGTGAAAGACCTTTAGACTCTCTCACAAAGCAGGGTCCTCCTACCTCCGCCAAGCCTAGCAGATACCCTGCTAACATCAGTCTTATTCTTGGCAAAGACCTCCAGAATCAGTCCATGACCAATGTGAACCTCCATGATAGGCGGGCGCAGATGTTGGCAAATCTGACAGGAGCGCCAGAACAGGAAGACCCCAAGTCCAATGTGGAGCAGATTGTTCAGAACTTTCCCACCCGCAGAATTTCCTTCAGGGACCCCACACCAGAGAAGTCCAGGCTGGAAGCGCTGTCTAAGTTGGGCCTTACCAGGAACGGAGCCATGTCAGGAGGAGTGTCAGTGCTTGATTCTCCAAGCAGTAATTCACAGAATCCTGTTGCGAGTGCAGAGACCAGTACCAGTGTCATTCCTATGCAGCCCAGTGTTCTCCCTACAGAGAGCAACCACCCTGTGCCAGAGCCCAGGACCACAACACCACCAATCCAGACTCATGTCAGCAGAAGAACGGAGAATCTTCCATTTGACCCCCCCAGGACCTTTGACTACAGAAAGCCTCCACTCAGCCCACCTCCTCTTGAAATACAGCCACCCAGCCCCCCTCCACCAGAGGTGCAATTGAACAACTTTGGAGGTAAATCCATTGTGGTCACTCCAGTGCCCCCAAAGAACGAAGCCGTGAGTCCTCCAGCGAGCCATGAAGCTAAAGTCCTGCCCACTGCGCTGGCCAACCCCAGTGAGTTCAACAGCTATGGAGGAAAGTCCAAAGTCTTGACACCTGCTCCCGGAGGCATGACCAAGAGCGATCTTCCCGACATCCTCAGCTCCCACATTAACGTCAATCATTCCTTGCCCGCCAAATCAGAGTCCCTTCCTGCTGAGCTCAACAGTTACGGCGGCAAGAGCCGGACCATCAACCCTTCACCAGGCTTACAGCCGCCTTCAGAAAGCCCAACCAGGTCTTTCAAAGGCCCACCTCCAGCCACGGCCCCAAGGAATCCGCTTCATTCGTATCGCAATGTTGGCACAGCAACTGCAACCAGAGCCCCATCACCCTCTGATCACGTGAGAAGATCTGGTGCTGTGTTTCGCCCTCAAGGTATCACTGTGCAGTTTTCTGGTCGAGGGGCTACAGAGGAATCCCGCAAGGAAGCGCTAAAGAAACTTGGACTGCTGAAAGACTCGTGAGAGTTGCTTGACTCGTGAAGGTTTCAATGCAAGTAGTTTCCATGTCTGAGGGAAAGGTGTGGCTGAGGAGACCGACTTAGGCAAGAAGACGGACCTGTAAGGCCGGTTCTTGTTGCCTGGATACAAAAACTGCTTTTTTGATGACAAATGTCTTGTTTGCAAAGGGAACCTTGATTTCACTGGTTTGTTTAGGAGAAGAACAAATGACTTCTCAAAGTTCCATGATTGATGTTTGAACTGATCAGGGAACAAATGTACAAGTGCATCCCAAGAAATGACAATATCAGTTGTTCAATTCAAAAAGTCAAACTGTTATGTTTTATAGATTTACTACACACAGAGTGAAATCAATTcaagaatccatccatccatcttccgctTAACTGAGGTcgagtcacgggggcagcagcctaagcagggaagaccAGACTTCCCTTTCCCCGTCTACTCCGTCCAGCTTCTCCTGGCAggtcccgaggtgttcccaggccagttgagagacatagtctctccattGTGTGCAACGTGTCCCCGAGGcctccgggaggcatcctgaccagatgccggagccacctcatctggctcctctcaatgctgaggagcagcgcttctactccgagtttgtcccagatgacagtgcttctcaccttatctctaagggatagtccagccaccctacggagaaaagtcatttgggccgcttgtacccgccatcttgtcctttcggtcactacccaaagctcatgagctTTGTTGTAGACCAAAGCCTTAGCCCATAGTTCAAGAATGTATTCCTTCATTTCTTAATAATGGTGATAATTATCCTCTAATCAGCAAATGAGCTGCAAAAACGTCTTGGGCCTTTCATCTGTCTCGTAGTCTGAAGTGAAGCCCTGAAATGTTATCTGAACAACATTCTAATGTATGGAGATGTTAAAGATAGcgctatactgtatttaatatgATGACGTTCCAGGCATGGATGATGTGAAGCTCTGCTGGAGGTTATTTTTACTCCATGGACCAACCTCTGACATGTAACCACACACTGTGGAATGGCTTTTTACTTTTCTACTGTACTGTGGAGCCCTTAGACCACAAAGACTCTGTCAGCTTGACAAATTGTCTGTctgtgtatgtttctgttgctttttcagACTCCGGCCCCTGTAGTTCTGCTACAGTCACTTCTGAAGTagattttgttatttgttgctGCTGTGGGAGAAAAAGTCTTGTGAATGTTTACAGACTCCAGTTCTCTGTAGTTCATCTACAGTTACTATGAAGTATCTGCTGGTGCGTACACCATCTAGTGTACTTGATCAAGTGTTCAGGCATGGACCATTCCACCTAATTGCCGTCCCtgagaaataaaatgtagaaaTGAACAATAACATTATCTGTAACatagtttttgtttcattaaGTGTCCTGCACGTTGATTTGACTGCatatttaatcaattaattcatttcaaCTACCTTGAATACGGGATCCTAAAATGTACCATGAAATGTATCAATATATCTTACTCCAACCTAACTATACTCAGTTTATTTTCTTCAAAACCATTAATTTGCTTCAAATTCACACTTTAGTTGTGTCCCTGGGTTTCAattcagaccttctggaatatTGTAAGTAGTCACGGTCACATGGTCCACAGGAAGTTGCATCATTCAGAGTCTCTGCAGGCCATGAGACGCTTAAAATGAAGTTCACTCATGGATTTTTCTGCATATCGGATGATATTTTAACTATCACTGAGGGGAGGGCGTCCTCGTAAGAAAAAGAATCACTAATGTGCTTAGCGTCAACGTGTTTTAGTTGTTATGTGGCTATATTTCATCTATTTGCTGATTCTATGCTTACAAACTCACTCCTGTTACTCAAATGAGTACAACTGGCACAAGATCTcctgagattaaaacgtggcaagatttctccttcagaaaaaaagtctggtgggcactaggcctgggatgataatcaTGAGGAggataatcaatatattggCTTGTGCACGCTTGTCTGTTTTCctacaaacaggcaggaagaggattcattctgtgcattgctttcagcaccttggcacgtttgttccatagaacaacggcatgaatggagtgagcccttttgtcactcATACAAGTcactttgtctcagtgggtggaggctggGCTgccagcatacacacaaagtgccTCGTAGAAATgatagtagattgcaatatattggcatatatttcttcattgtacttttcttaaaggtaatgttaaaatcttgtcttgttgTCATatacccaatctcatgtatcatcCCATCTTGGGACACCCCTTCAAACGAGCCATCTCGGGCTAAGGAAACCTGAAGTAAAATGGAAAGTTACCTGAGATGATCCAATACATTTTGAGTagttaaatgtgtattttcagATTTAGAGTTCACAAACAAATGGCAGCAATTCGGTGGAATGGCCCACGTGTCCATACGTTGATGGCGTGTACATAATCATGTATTCATGTTGAATGTGTCAATCATTAAAGGTCGTCATGTGACTTTGTTGTAGCTGTTACTTGAGTGACTGTGGAATGTGAAGAATGAGCAGGTGTGTTCGATGATTGGCTCAGTCTGTGCAATATTTCACCACATCCAACAAGTTTGATGCTTGATTTGAATAAGATGACCCAGTGATGAATATACTGCAAATGTTTTCATCAAATACATGtactataaatataaataacaacaactgcaatgagtctcttccagcgctggggaggaatttagcaggattgttgtcattcagccacattggaggcttttccttttgaaggtcatgccacagcatctcaataggattcaggtcaggacttggactagaccactccaaagtcttcatccattcagagatggacttgctggtgtgttttggatcgttgtcctgctgcagaacccaagttgctttcagcttgaggtcaccaacattctccttcagcacaattcatgcttccatttatcacagcaagtcttccaggtcctgaagaccatcacactaccaccaccatgttttccTGTTGCtattatgttctttttctgaaatgccagatgtaatgggacacacaccttccaaaacttcaacttttgagtattttccccaaaggtgttggggatcatcaagatgttttctggcaaaatgaaGACGagccttcatgttgtttttgttcataagtggtttttgcccagtgtctttcttatggtggagtcatgaacactgaccttaactgaggcaagtgaggcctgcagttctttggatgttgctgtggggtcttttgtgatctcttggatgggtcgtggctgcgctcttggggtcattttggttggccggcccctcctgggaaggttcactactgttccatttgtggataattgctctcactgtggttggctggagtcccaaagctttagaaatgcctATCTAACCTTTTTCACACCGAGAGCTCAATCACTCCCTTtcccatttgttcctgaatttctttagatcttGGCATGAtgttttgaggatcttttggtctacttcacgttgtgaggcaggtcctattttagtgatttcttgattgagaacaggtgtgacAGTAATCAGGTctgggtgtggctagagaaaCTGAACtaaggtgtgataaaccacagttatccacaaccacaatcactttttcacacagggccatgtagctttggatatttttctcccttaataataaaaagtttcatttaaaaagtgcataaagtgttgagctgtgttgtcacggacatttaagtgtgacaaacgtgcaaaaaaaaaagaaatcaggaagggggcaacactttttcacaccactgtatgtcttgTATTACTTATTGATCCTACTCGTAGTTGAATTGTCTGCTGTGTTTCTTATATCTGTATGCTGTCATACATATAGTGTTTGCAGGAGACGCCAGACAGGAAATGAGCAAATACTTGTGTTAGCTGCCTTGTAATTAGACTTTGGACAAACAGGCGCACCCCTCCCTCACTGACAGATCTGTACGGTCTGCTTTCCAGACAGAATAAGA contains:
- the LOC129194976 gene encoding proline and serine-rich protein 2 isoform X2, which gives rise to MELPNFQTEEDTLRFLSPEEKECLQFFEETIDSLENSLEEEDLRPGLNKSLTSRSLLVNVMDGPAATSDLDTVGPQQTTRRFSAKDLDIIDLVRPDPHLMLAKAPAFIPTSPDFQKMVVNPNSHFEIKPRHDPPDNSGPLSGSYQPADSPSYQPVSSVPAPILIVKKIAENHAADTSSNHFASLHRRRSQEGERPLDSLTKQGPPTSAKPSRYPANISLILGKDLQNQSMTNVNLHDRRAQMLANLTGAPEQEDPKSNVEQIVQNFPTRRISFRDPTPEKSRLEALSKLGLTRNGAMSGGVSVLDSPSSNSQNPVASAETSTSVIPMQPSVLPTESNHPVPEPRTTTPPIQTHVSRRTENLPFDPPRTFDYRKPPLSPPPLEIQPPSPPPPEVQLNNFGGKSIVVTPVPPKNEAVSPPASHEAKVLPTALANPSEFNSYGGKSKVLTPAPGGMTKSDLPDILSSHINVNHSLPAKSESLPAELNSYGGKSRTINPSPGLQPPSESPTRSFKGPPPATAPRNPLHSYRNVGTATATRAPSPSDHVRRSGAVFRPQGITVQFSGRGATEESRKEALKKLGLLKDS
- the LOC129194976 gene encoding proline and serine-rich protein 2 isoform X1, whose product is MSKPGLTPSALIMDMTLANGQRRSRVNGALERRSRPSEEDTLRFLSPEEKECLQFFEETIDSLENSLEEEDLRPGLNKSLTSRSLLVNVMDGPAATSDLDTVGPQQTTRRFSAKDLDIIDLVRPDPHLMLAKAPAFIPTSPDFQKMVVNPNSHFEIKPRHDPPDNSGPLSGSYQPADSPSYQPVSSVPAPILIVKKIAENHAADTSSNHFASLHRRRSQEGERPLDSLTKQGPPTSAKPSRYPANISLILGKDLQNQSMTNVNLHDRRAQMLANLTGAPEQEDPKSNVEQIVQNFPTRRISFRDPTPEKSRLEALSKLGLTRNGAMSGGVSVLDSPSSNSQNPVASAETSTSVIPMQPSVLPTESNHPVPEPRTTTPPIQTHVSRRTENLPFDPPRTFDYRKPPLSPPPLEIQPPSPPPPEVQLNNFGGKSIVVTPVPPKNEAVSPPASHEAKVLPTALANPSEFNSYGGKSKVLTPAPGGMTKSDLPDILSSHINVNHSLPAKSESLPAELNSYGGKSRTINPSPGLQPPSESPTRSFKGPPPATAPRNPLHSYRNVGTATATRAPSPSDHVRRSGAVFRPQGITVQFSGRGATEESRKEALKKLGLLKDS